A window of Pseudomonas mucidolens contains these coding sequences:
- a CDS encoding SRPBCC family protein encodes MSEVRILISIARPAEQVWSLLGGFDWLPRWLDVIASSTLSDGGRLRHLKTADGAIIVERLLTFDEDEKHYSYALLEGPSPVTDYVGTMSAKDDGNGGTLASWSSTFLVQGADEAEVIGHFEALYRVGLERLKAVVESTD; translated from the coding sequence ATGAGTGAAGTCCGTATCTTGATTAGCATTGCACGTCCAGCCGAACAGGTCTGGTCGCTACTCGGCGGGTTTGATTGGCTACCTCGCTGGCTCGATGTCATCGCGAGCAGCACCCTCAGTGATGGCGGACGTTTGCGTCACCTCAAAACTGCCGACGGTGCGATCATTGTCGAGCGTTTGCTCACGTTTGATGAAGACGAAAAGCACTACAGCTATGCCCTGCTTGAGGGCCCTTCGCCAGTCACTGACTATGTAGGCACGATGTCAGCGAAGGACGATGGCAACGGGGGGACACTGGCGTCCTGGTCCAGCACCTTTCTCGTCCAGGGCGCAGATGAGGCCGAGGTCATCGGGCATTTCGAGGCACTCTACCGCGTAGGGCTGGAGCGCCTGAAGGCCGTCGTCGAATCCACGGACTGA
- the gabD gene encoding NADP-dependent succinate-semialdehyde dehydrogenase, translating to MADTNFLATLDDPTLFREANYINGLWLEVGEGRSITVTNPATGKVLGRVPSFGASETALAIAAAKRAQPAWRALTAKERAVKLRHLFELMITHREDLARIMTAEQGKPLAESRGEITYAASFIEWFAEEGKRVYGDTIASHSTSSRIIVQKEPIGVFAAITPWNFPAAMITRKAGPGWAAGCTGVLRPASQTPFSAIAIAVLAERAGLPAGVCNVITGPGSEIGAELTSNPDVRKLSFTGSTEVGATLLAQCAPTIKKTSMELGGNAPFIVFDDADLDAAVQGALASKYRNAGQTCVCANRLLVQDGIYDAFAAKLKTAVEALKVGSGFEDGVTIGPLIDDAAVRKAEEHVADAVERGASVLVGGERHPLGGSFYRPTILVNVPRESKVFREETFGPVAPLFRFSTEAQAIEMANDTEFGLASYFYSRDIGRIMRVAEALECGIVGINEGLISTEVAPFGGVKSSGLGREGSKYGIEDYLEIKYLCLGGT from the coding sequence ATGGCCGATACAAACTTCCTGGCAACGCTCGACGATCCCACGTTGTTCCGTGAGGCGAACTACATCAACGGCCTGTGGCTGGAGGTGGGTGAGGGACGCAGCATTACCGTTACGAACCCGGCCACCGGCAAGGTACTGGGGCGCGTGCCTTCATTTGGGGCCAGTGAGACCGCCCTGGCCATCGCCGCCGCCAAGCGCGCGCAACCGGCGTGGCGAGCGCTCACTGCCAAAGAGCGCGCGGTAAAACTGCGCCATTTGTTCGAGTTGATGATTACCCACCGCGAAGACCTGGCGCGGATCATGACCGCCGAACAAGGCAAGCCGCTGGCCGAAAGTCGTGGTGAGATTACCTATGCCGCGTCTTTCATTGAATGGTTCGCGGAGGAGGGCAAGCGTGTTTATGGCGATACCATCGCCTCCCATTCAACGAGCAGCCGAATCATCGTTCAGAAAGAACCCATCGGGGTGTTTGCCGCGATTACCCCGTGGAACTTCCCGGCAGCGATGATCACCCGCAAGGCCGGGCCAGGCTGGGCGGCCGGTTGCACCGGTGTATTGCGTCCCGCCAGTCAGACACCCTTTTCGGCGATTGCAATTGCAGTGCTGGCCGAGCGTGCCGGTCTGCCTGCCGGCGTGTGCAACGTGATTACGGGGCCGGGCAGTGAAATCGGGGCCGAACTGACCTCCAACCCGGACGTGCGCAAGTTGTCCTTTACCGGTAGCACCGAGGTCGGTGCCACACTGTTGGCCCAATGCGCGCCGACGATCAAAAAGACCAGCATGGAACTCGGCGGCAACGCCCCCTTTATCGTGTTTGACGATGCTGATCTGGATGCTGCGGTGCAGGGTGCGCTCGCGTCCAAGTACCGAAACGCCGGGCAGACCTGTGTGTGCGCTAACCGTCTGCTGGTCCAGGACGGTATCTATGATGCTTTCGCCGCCAAACTGAAAACCGCCGTCGAGGCCCTGAAAGTAGGGAGCGGATTTGAGGACGGTGTGACGATCGGCCCGCTGATTGACGACGCCGCCGTGCGCAAGGCCGAGGAGCATGTCGCCGATGCCGTTGAGCGCGGAGCCTCTGTCCTGGTGGGGGGTGAACGCCATCCGTTGGGGGGCAGTTTCTACCGGCCGACCATCTTGGTGAACGTGCCAAGGGAGTCGAAGGTGTTCCGTGAGGAGACGTTTGGTCCCGTGGCACCACTGTTCCGTTTCAGTACCGAGGCGCAAGCCATCGAGATGGCCAACGACACCGAGTTCGGTCTGGCCTCGTATTTCTACAGTCGGGATATTGGAAGGATCATGCGCGTGGCCGAAGCGCTTGAGTGTGGCATCGTCGGGATCAATGAGGGGTTGATATCGACGGAAGTGGCACCGTTCGGTGGCGTGAAGTCGTCGGGGCTTGGTCGTGAGGGCTCCAAGTACGGAATCGAAGACTATCTTGAAATCAAGTACCTCTGCCTGGGGGGGACTTGA
- a CDS encoding L-dopachrome tautomerase-related protein, with amino-acid sequence MNTHQLEIFATFPVERPGNPTVMPDGRVLVSVSAIIAPDISVRAVAENGEHPAYPNETWAGKPGADGRGMSAVIGIRTDLQGIVWILDMGGPGQQPRLIAWNDREDRLHRLIVLPQNVLRPSSFTQDFVIDWRRQRIYIADMTMNPSGESDYPAIVVVDLQTGLSWRSLECYPGLMPGDVPLMIGGKALSLRTPEGEIIPYRYGLNPIAIDPLGRWVYFGSMSARKVYRVSTEVLAEPAGIAPLSEAVEYWCDKPHCDGFDVDAEGNVYVTDIANNAIGLASPAGYRILAQDDQLLAWPDGVELDAQGEWLYITANQLHRHPLLNAGEDDSQPPFHVLRLRVDAPMGSSEKP; translated from the coding sequence ATGAACACCCATCAACTGGAGATCTTCGCGACGTTCCCGGTTGAGCGCCCGGGTAATCCGACGGTGATGCCAGATGGGCGGGTACTGGTATCGGTATCCGCCATCATTGCGCCGGACATCTCCGTACGTGCGGTGGCCGAGAACGGTGAGCATCCGGCTTACCCAAATGAAACCTGGGCGGGTAAACCCGGGGCGGATGGCCGCGGGATGTCCGCAGTGATCGGCATCCGTACCGACCTTCAGGGGATCGTCTGGATACTCGACATGGGCGGACCGGGCCAACAGCCACGCCTCATCGCCTGGAATGATCGAGAAGACCGCCTGCACCGCCTGATCGTACTACCGCAGAACGTGCTTCGCCCAAGCTCTTTCACTCAGGACTTCGTGATCGATTGGCGGCGTCAGCGCATTTACATCGCAGACATGACGATGAACCCCAGCGGTGAAAGCGACTATCCGGCCATTGTCGTGGTCGATCTCCAAACAGGTCTTTCATGGCGATCGCTTGAGTGCTACCCGGGGTTGATGCCTGGAGATGTACCGCTGATGATCGGTGGAAAAGCCCTTTCGCTGCGTACGCCAGAAGGCGAAATCATTCCTTACCGCTACGGCCTCAATCCCATCGCGATCGACCCGTTGGGCCGCTGGGTCTATTTCGGTTCGATGTCCGCTCGCAAGGTCTATCGAGTATCAACCGAAGTCCTCGCGGAACCTGCAGGCATCGCACCGCTGAGCGAGGCCGTTGAGTACTGGTGCGACAAGCCTCATTGCGACGGGTTTGATGTCGACGCAGAGGGCAACGTCTATGTGACCGACATCGCGAATAATGCGATTGGGCTAGCGTCGCCTGCCGGCTACCGCATTCTTGCACAGGACGATCAATTGCTCGCCTGGCCGGACGGCGTTGAGCTCGATGCCCAGGGGGAATGGCTCTACATCACAGCCAACCAGCTGCACCGCCACCCACTGCTCAATGCGGGTGAGGACGACAGCCAGCCGCCGTTCCATGTATTGCGGTTGCGGGTGGATGCGCCGATGGGTTCGAGCGAAAAACCATGA
- a CDS encoding cupin domain-containing protein has translation MTEVSTRKKLVEAAPHASFNLDAIVKTFPETAETLLVDSRLTDEDEASARVFRVYHPTPAHYHATCDEYLIVMSGRARFFMGDREPFEVGPGEMLFFKRFTIHGMPEILEHPLFMVSVDTPRRDPSDIIFVDPTAGTAASFVKALS, from the coding sequence ATGACCGAAGTAAGCACCCGAAAAAAACTGGTAGAGGCTGCGCCTCATGCCTCGTTTAATCTCGATGCGATCGTCAAGACGTTCCCCGAGACCGCCGAAACGCTGCTGGTTGATTCAAGACTGACCGACGAAGACGAGGCTAGCGCCCGGGTCTTCCGTGTCTACCATCCGACACCTGCGCATTACCACGCGACCTGTGATGAGTACCTCATCGTCATGTCCGGGCGCGCCAGGTTTTTCATGGGCGACCGTGAACCGTTCGAGGTCGGTCCCGGTGAGATGCTGTTCTTCAAGAGGTTCACTATCCACGGCATGCCAGAGATCCTTGAGCACCCGCTGTTCATGGTGTCTGTCGATACTCCACGGCGCGACCCCAGCGATATCATCTTTGTCGATCCGACCGCCGGCACCGCAGCATCCTTCGTCAAGGCTCTGTCATGA
- a CDS encoding FUSC family protein yields MAVLLQLHQPLWAPVSALITNKENLGDTFSEFRNRVIGTTLGATLAILCQISMQHLHLAPSTELMIVTAVTAAVIANRPEWRVGLWTAVIILLSKDVGSTILETGLMRFLEVTLGSTAAIVIAALETRARRFWSDTTKH; encoded by the coding sequence ATGGCCGTCCTGTTGCAGCTCCATCAACCGTTGTGGGCACCTGTCTCAGCCTTGATCACCAACAAGGAAAATCTGGGTGACACCTTTTCCGAGTTCCGTAATCGGGTGATTGGCACAACGCTAGGAGCGACACTGGCGATCCTCTGTCAGATATCCATGCAACATCTGCACTTGGCGCCTTCTACCGAGTTAATGATCGTCACGGCTGTGACTGCAGCGGTAATCGCCAATCGTCCAGAATGGCGGGTTGGGTTGTGGACTGCAGTCATTATCCTGCTGAGCAAGGATGTGGGCTCGACCATTTTGGAGACAGGACTCATGCGTTTTCTGGAAGTCACATTAGGCTCGACGGCTGCTATCGTGATAGCCGCACTCGAAACGAGAGCCCGGCGGTTCTGGTCTGATACCACAAAGCACTGA
- a CDS encoding LysR family transcriptional regulator produces MDNRAGEMQVFVRVVDAGSFSQAARQMLMTPSTVSKLIVRLELRLGVRLLERSTRKLSLTDEGRIYYERSNALLAELDDVERVLAQGAQKARGTVRINASVAFGTMAIEPNLPAFWEAHPNIQINLSLSDDIVDMYLDRTDVAFRVGVLTDSTLRARSIGIARRKMVASPEYLEKYGVPDTLEDLAEHNCLSFNFRRSSPVWPMHQSGRIVDRIVQGNLQANNGETVRRMAIAGVGIARLADFHIDEDLAAGRLVEVLAQTGHDSEEVNALYQGGQHVPQRIRTFLDFMVPRLQAFMNRG; encoded by the coding sequence GTGGATAACAGAGCAGGCGAGATGCAGGTATTTGTACGGGTCGTCGACGCCGGCAGCTTTTCACAAGCAGCGCGACAGATGCTGATGACACCTTCGACGGTCAGTAAATTGATTGTTCGACTGGAGCTGCGTCTGGGGGTACGTCTGCTCGAGCGTTCGACACGTAAGCTGTCGCTGACCGACGAAGGACGCATCTACTATGAACGCAGTAACGCTTTGCTGGCAGAACTCGACGACGTTGAAAGAGTGTTGGCCCAAGGCGCACAGAAAGCACGCGGAACCGTGCGCATCAATGCCTCGGTTGCGTTTGGCACAATGGCGATCGAACCCAATTTGCCGGCCTTCTGGGAAGCCCACCCGAACATCCAGATCAACCTGTCCTTGAGTGATGATATCGTTGACATGTACCTGGATCGAACAGACGTTGCATTCCGTGTTGGCGTGTTGACTGACTCGACCCTACGTGCGAGGAGTATCGGTATTGCTCGGCGCAAGATGGTGGCTTCACCTGAGTATCTGGAAAAGTACGGAGTCCCCGACACCCTCGAAGACCTCGCCGAGCATAATTGTTTGAGCTTCAACTTTCGGCGCTCTAGTCCAGTGTGGCCCATGCATCAGAGTGGCCGCATCGTTGATCGAATCGTCCAGGGCAACCTGCAAGCCAACAATGGCGAGACCGTTCGACGTATGGCCATCGCCGGGGTGGGGATTGCCCGATTGGCGGACTTTCACATCGATGAGGATCTCGCCGCTGGCCGGTTGGTCGAGGTACTCGCGCAAACAGGCCATGACAGCGAGGAAGTCAATGCGCTGTATCAGGGTGGACAGCATGTGCCCCAGCGTATCCGAACGTTCCTCGACTTTATGGTGCCGCGTCTGCAAGCGTTCATGAATCGGGGGTGA
- a CDS encoding efflux RND transporter periplasmic adaptor subunit, which produces MNSHTTGKLATSSSVKSKVIKGVALSAVSLALTAALTGCGPDNAGSTPVAPSVTVSQPVKSVITDWDSFTGRFEATDSVDVRSRVSGYLEKVAFQDGAIVKKGDLLFVIDSRSFQAAVVQAQGKLAQVRSQLSLAEQEFARANVLIESKTIARSLYDQRLQARQAAQAEVLSAEGALTSAKLDLEFTRITAPMTGRISRKLISEGNLVNGGNSSATLLTTIVSIDPIDIYFDIDEQSYLKYRRQANTAANQSQVRIALPGEVEPSMNGRMDFIDNRLDQSTGTLRQRARVSNKDLHLSPGQFGRVQFSSQAPYSALLLPDTAIGVDATRKVVYVLNAQNKVEVRPVTLGKLHDGLREIASGLQAQDRVIVDGLQRVRVGDTVTAQERSLAQAAKAMDNQEAPL; this is translated from the coding sequence ATGAACTCGCATACAACGGGGAAGTTGGCAACATCGTCCTCAGTCAAATCGAAGGTTATCAAAGGTGTGGCTTTATCCGCCGTCAGTCTTGCGCTGACGGCGGCCTTGACCGGCTGTGGGCCGGACAACGCCGGTAGTACGCCGGTTGCACCGAGTGTGACGGTCAGCCAGCCAGTCAAGTCCGTGATCACTGACTGGGACAGTTTTACCGGGCGCTTCGAGGCCACCGACTCGGTAGACGTTCGTTCGCGGGTCAGTGGCTATCTGGAAAAAGTCGCGTTTCAGGACGGTGCCATCGTCAAGAAAGGCGATTTGCTGTTCGTGATCGATTCGCGCTCGTTCCAGGCCGCCGTGGTACAGGCTCAAGGCAAACTGGCGCAGGTGCGCTCGCAACTGTCCCTCGCCGAGCAGGAGTTTGCCCGGGCCAATGTCCTGATCGAATCCAAAACCATCGCCCGTAGCCTCTACGATCAGCGCTTGCAGGCGCGTCAGGCGGCGCAAGCCGAAGTCTTGAGCGCCGAAGGAGCATTGACCAGTGCCAAGCTGGATCTGGAGTTCACCCGCATCACCGCGCCCATGACCGGGCGGATCAGCCGCAAGTTGATCAGCGAAGGCAACCTGGTCAACGGCGGTAACAGCAGCGCCACGTTGCTGACCACCATCGTCTCGATTGACCCGATTGATATCTACTTCGATATCGATGAGCAGAGCTACCTCAAATACCGCCGCCAGGCGAATACTGCCGCCAATCAGAGTCAGGTGCGCATTGCGTTGCCGGGTGAAGTCGAGCCGAGCATGAACGGGCGCATGGACTTCATCGACAACCGTCTTGATCAGTCGACCGGGACCTTGCGTCAGCGGGCCCGCGTCAGTAACAAAGACCTGCATTTGAGCCCGGGGCAATTTGGCCGGGTGCAGTTCTCCAGTCAAGCGCCTTACTCGGCATTGCTCCTGCCGGACACCGCAATCGGCGTCGATGCGACCCGCAAAGTCGTCTACGTGCTCAATGCGCAGAACAAGGTTGAAGTTCGCCCGGTGACGCTCGGCAAACTGCATGACGGTTTGCGCGAAATCGCCAGCGGCTTGCAGGCTCAGGACCGGGTGATTGTCGATGGCCTGCAACGCGTGCGGGTCGGTGATACGGTGACGGCTCAGGAGCGCTCGCTGGCCCAGGCCGCGAAAGCGATGGACAACCAGGAGGCGCCGCTATGA
- a CDS encoding Nramp family divalent metal transporter — MDPGNWATGIAAGAQFGYSLLFMVVLSSLAAMLLQTLALRLGVVTGQDLAQTCRLRYGRPATLAHWAMAEIAIIATDIAEVLGAALAFKLLFNLPMALGIVLTAVSTLVILGLKGAANGRVQKIVLALVATTVLCFAIELALITLDVNAMFRGFIPSLDTLAQPGALFIAVGIIGATVMPHNLYLHSSLARSNSVTHDGEQVKRSLRRGSKDTIRALSIAAAVQVAILLVAAAVFHDSGHTEIGGIEQAHQLLAPLTGVAISAVLFALALLASGQSATLTGTLAGQVVLEGFLKLKVSLWKQRVVTRLLAMVPALCGILWLGDAAVCDLLVFSQVVLSVQLPFAVYPLIRFTSNKTLMGDFAISRPVAVMAWCIFLLISAANLWLVTSVIL; from the coding sequence ATGGATCCTGGCAACTGGGCCACCGGTATCGCTGCTGGCGCTCAGTTCGGTTACAGCCTGCTATTCATGGTGGTGCTGTCGAGTCTAGCGGCCATGCTTTTGCAAACACTCGCCTTGCGTCTCGGCGTCGTCACAGGTCAGGATCTTGCCCAGACCTGTCGTCTTCGCTACGGCCGACCAGCCACACTCGCGCACTGGGCAATGGCGGAGATTGCCATCATTGCCACCGATATTGCCGAGGTTCTGGGTGCGGCGTTGGCGTTCAAATTACTATTCAACTTGCCAATGGCCCTCGGCATCGTGCTGACGGCTGTCAGCACACTGGTCATCCTGGGCTTGAAGGGTGCCGCCAATGGCCGAGTGCAGAAGATCGTCCTGGCCCTGGTGGCGACCACTGTCCTGTGCTTCGCCATTGAGCTGGCATTGATCACGCTCGATGTAAACGCCATGTTTCGGGGGTTCATTCCTTCATTGGACACGCTGGCTCAGCCAGGGGCACTGTTCATCGCGGTGGGTATCATCGGCGCCACCGTCATGCCCCACAATCTGTACCTGCATTCATCACTGGCCCGGTCCAATAGCGTCACACATGACGGAGAGCAGGTAAAACGGTCCCTGCGCCGGGGTTCCAAAGATACGATCCGCGCGCTTTCAATTGCGGCCGCCGTGCAAGTTGCCATTTTGTTGGTGGCCGCCGCCGTCTTCCACGACAGCGGGCACACTGAGATTGGCGGGATCGAGCAGGCCCATCAATTGCTGGCCCCCCTGACAGGTGTGGCCATCTCTGCCGTGCTGTTCGCCCTGGCACTGCTCGCCTCGGGCCAAAGCGCGACGTTGACCGGCACCCTCGCCGGTCAGGTCGTGCTCGAAGGGTTCTTGAAGCTCAAAGTTTCATTGTGGAAACAGCGCGTCGTCACCCGCCTGCTGGCCATGGTGCCAGCGCTGTGCGGGATTCTCTGGCTGGGCGACGCCGCGGTGTGTGATCTGTTGGTGTTTTCTCAGGTGGTGTTGTCAGTGCAACTGCCGTTTGCGGTGTATCCGTTGATTCGTTTCACCAGCAATAAAACGCTGATGGGTGATTTTGCTATCTCACGCCCGGTCGCCGTCATGGCCTGGTGTATTTTCCTGCTGATCAGCGCCGCCAATCTCTGGTTGGTTACATCCGTCATTCTTTGA
- a CDS encoding zinc-dependent alcohol dehydrogenase family protein — MNVKPPYAQSKPIVIETIELAPPGPGEVLVRIRAAGLCHSDLSVINGDRPRPMPMALGHEAAGVVEALGEGVSDLEPGDHVVMVFMPSCGHCLPCAEGRPALCEPGAKANAAGTLINGSVRLSSPVGHVHHHLGVSAFAEYAVVSRNSVVKIDRDLPFIEAALFGCAVLTGVGAVVNTAQLRVGSTAVVIGLGGVGLASVLGARAAGASKIIAVDLSPEKLALAKDVGATAVVNGGDADAVEQVLQLTGGGADYVFEMAGSIRALDNAMKMTKRGGMTVTAGLPPPGSALSVNVVQLVGEERTLKGSYIGTCVPIRDIPRFIELYRDGRLPVDRLLSGRLKLDDINEGFDRLHDGSAVRQVIEF, encoded by the coding sequence ATGAATGTTAAGCCGCCTTATGCCCAGAGCAAGCCAATTGTTATTGAGACCATCGAGCTGGCGCCTCCGGGGCCGGGCGAAGTGCTGGTGCGTATCCGTGCCGCAGGTCTTTGTCATTCCGACCTTTCGGTGATCAATGGCGATCGCCCTCGGCCGATGCCCATGGCGCTCGGCCATGAGGCTGCTGGCGTGGTCGAAGCGTTGGGCGAGGGAGTCAGCGACCTTGAGCCGGGCGATCATGTGGTCATGGTGTTTATGCCCAGTTGTGGGCATTGCCTGCCATGCGCCGAAGGTCGTCCAGCCCTCTGTGAGCCGGGTGCGAAAGCGAATGCGGCCGGTACGCTGATCAACGGATCAGTGCGTTTGAGCAGTCCTGTAGGTCACGTGCATCATCACTTGGGGGTCTCGGCATTTGCCGAATACGCTGTGGTGTCGCGCAACTCGGTGGTCAAAATCGATCGAGATCTGCCCTTTATCGAAGCGGCACTCTTTGGTTGCGCGGTGTTGACCGGGGTCGGCGCCGTGGTCAATACCGCGCAATTGCGGGTCGGCTCAACCGCCGTGGTGATTGGTCTGGGTGGCGTCGGCTTGGCGTCAGTGCTGGGTGCAAGAGCTGCTGGGGCGAGCAAAATCATTGCCGTTGACCTTTCACCAGAAAAGCTCGCATTGGCCAAAGACGTCGGCGCCACCGCGGTGGTCAACGGCGGCGACGCGGACGCCGTTGAGCAGGTACTGCAACTGACTGGTGGCGGCGCCGACTACGTCTTCGAAATGGCCGGTTCGATCCGGGCACTTGATAACGCCATGAAAATGACCAAGCGCGGTGGTATGACCGTGACTGCAGGTCTGCCGCCGCCAGGTTCGGCACTGTCCGTCAATGTGGTTCAGTTGGTGGGCGAGGAACGTACGCTCAAAGGCAGCTACATCGGTACTTGCGTGCCGATCCGCGATATTCCGCGGTTCATTGAGCTTTATCGCGATGGTCGCTTGCCGGTGGATCGGTTGCTGAGCGGCCGACTCAAACTGGACGACATCAACGAAGGCTTCGACCGCCTGCATGACGGCAGCGCGGTGCGTCAGGTTATTGAATTTTGA